A DNA window from Nitrospira sp. contains the following coding sequences:
- a CDS encoding Aspartate-semialdehyde dehydrogenase (MaGe:77309055), whose translation MLKKKSAYTIAILGATGAVGKESLEILEERNFPLAGLRLFASKRSAGEVMTCQGKEWTVEELTESSSFAGVDFAFVSATDAISKEYGPRLGAAGVIVIDDSGVFRMDPQVPLVVPEVNAAALRSLPRGIVSIPNCTTTPLVMALKPLHDAVGVKRVVVTTFQSVSGTGAAAMDELLDQTRALMAFRDVKAEVYPYQIAFNLLPHIGSFAESGECSEEIKIVRETRKILDAPKMRVTSTTVRVPVLRCHSESINVELEKPLSPNDARAALAAMPGVLVYDDPLKKLYPMPLDATGKDEVYVGRIREDESVTNGLNLWVVSDNLRKGAALNAVQIAECLVQG comes from the coding sequence ATGCTCAAGAAAAAGTCAGCGTATACCATAGCCATTCTCGGAGCGACCGGGGCGGTCGGCAAAGAAAGCCTGGAAATTTTGGAGGAACGGAATTTCCCGCTTGCCGGACTTCGCTTGTTTGCCTCGAAGCGCTCAGCCGGCGAGGTGATGACGTGCCAAGGCAAGGAGTGGACGGTTGAAGAGTTGACGGAGTCGTCTTCCTTTGCCGGCGTCGACTTTGCGTTTGTTTCCGCGACCGATGCGATCAGCAAAGAGTACGGCCCGCGCTTGGGTGCGGCCGGGGTGATCGTGATCGACGACAGCGGGGTTTTTCGGATGGATCCGCAAGTGCCGCTGGTGGTTCCCGAGGTGAATGCCGCTGCGTTGCGGTCGCTTCCACGGGGGATCGTGTCCATTCCCAATTGCACCACGACGCCGCTGGTGATGGCGCTGAAGCCGCTGCACGATGCGGTGGGGGTGAAGCGCGTCGTCGTGACGACATTTCAATCGGTGTCCGGCACCGGCGCCGCGGCGATGGACGAATTGCTGGACCAAACCAGGGCGTTGATGGCCTTTCGCGATGTGAAAGCCGAGGTCTATCCGTATCAGATTGCCTTCAATCTGCTGCCGCATATCGGGTCTTTCGCTGAGTCTGGCGAATGTTCGGAAGAAATCAAGATTGTCAGGGAAACGAGAAAGATTCTGGATGCGCCGAAGATGCGGGTGACCTCCACCACGGTGCGGGTGCCGGTGCTGCGCTGCCATTCCGAGTCGATCAATGTGGAATTGGAGAAGCCGTTGAGCCCCAACGATGCCCGTGCGGCGCTGGCGGCCATGCCGGGAGTACTGGTCTACGATGACCCGTTGAAGAAACTCTATCCCATGCCATTGGACGCCACTGGAAAAGATGAAGTCTATGTTGGTCGCATTCGCGAAGATGAGTCGGTGACGAATGGGCTCAATCTTTGGGTGGTCTCCGACAATCTGCGAAAGGGCGCCGCGTTGAATGCCGTCCAAATTGCCGAGTGTCTGGTGCAGGGCTGA
- a CDS encoding CDP-diacylglycerol--serine O-phosphatidyltransferase (MaGe:77309061), with protein MKASGFRHTLGKEARKRQAMHLIPNLLTTGNLFCGVYAILSVFNANYMAAAIAILVAMIFDVLDGKSARLTNSTSHFGLEYDSLSDVVSFGVAPGLLIYSWALSGQGMFGVAVMFAYVAMGAVRLARFNSTVALADGKYFTGLAIPAAAGVVASLVILDHHIVRMGAEVKPVLVLIITLALSFLMVSTVKYRSFKDLKFKGRQQITYLVWGILALMMIAAWPEVMVFVVFASYALMGPVERLFWLVVKTIGKKPLHKADQPVVETKL; from the coding sequence ATGAAGGCAAGCGGCTTTCGACACACCTTGGGAAAAGAAGCGCGGAAACGCCAGGCCATGCATTTGATTCCCAATCTGCTCACAACGGGCAATTTGTTTTGCGGCGTGTACGCCATCTTGTCCGTCTTCAACGCCAACTATATGGCGGCGGCGATTGCCATTTTGGTCGCGATGATTTTCGACGTGCTGGACGGAAAATCGGCTCGTCTGACGAATAGCACCAGCCATTTCGGATTGGAGTACGACTCCCTGTCCGACGTGGTGTCGTTCGGTGTCGCCCCCGGTCTGCTGATTTACTCCTGGGCATTGAGCGGGCAAGGCATGTTTGGCGTGGCGGTGATGTTCGCCTATGTGGCGATGGGGGCCGTGCGGCTCGCGCGCTTCAATTCAACGGTCGCGCTGGCTGACGGCAAATACTTTACCGGGCTGGCGATTCCCGCGGCCGCCGGGGTGGTCGCCTCGCTGGTGATCCTCGATCATCATATTGTGCGGATGGGGGCGGAGGTAAAGCCCGTCTTAGTGCTCATCATCACGCTCGCCCTGTCGTTCCTCATGGTCAGCACCGTGAAGTATCGCAGCTTCAAGGATCTGAAATTCAAAGGCCGCCAGCAGATTACCTATCTTGTCTGGGGGATTCTTGCGCTCATGATGATCGCGGCCTGGCCTGAAGTGATGGTGTTTGTGGTGTTTGCCAGTTACGCGTTAATGGGGCCGGTGGAGCGATTATTCTGGCTGGTGGTCAAAACGATCGGAAAGAAACCTCTTCACAAGGCCGATCAGCCTGTGGTAGAAACCAAATTGTAA
- a CDS encoding hypothetical protein (Evidence 4 : Unknown function but conserved in other organisms; MaGe:77309054) → MDEWGAVGKLLIAAGCGLVAVGLLFVLSDRIPGLGGWFGWIGKLPGDLSIKRDSFSLFAPLGTSLVLSIGLSLLFYFLSWLFKR, encoded by the coding sequence ATGGATGAATGGGGCGCTGTCGGGAAACTCCTGATTGCGGCCGGGTGCGGGCTCGTTGCGGTGGGGCTGCTGTTTGTCCTCAGCGACCGGATTCCTGGGTTGGGCGGATGGTTCGGATGGATCGGAAAACTGCCGGGCGATCTTTCAATTAAACGCGATTCCTTTTCGTTGTTTGCGCCTCTGGGAACCAGCCTGGTGCTTAGTATCGGGTTAAGTCTGCTATTCTATTTTCTATCATGGCTTTTCAAGCGTTAG
- a CDS encoding hypothetical protein (Evidence 4 : Unknown function but conserved in other organisms; MaGe:77309056) — MATLFTSWTLATRAGTGDPGFSGDGGPALQAALNEPKGLAIDGQGHLFIADSENHVVRRVDRVTGLMTTVAGCAPEGAALAPASASADAVYEEEADPLADTSHKTTERFTQQTDLSGTVRYLVGAAAPKRFDGDGGLATQAILNFPTAVAVDAQGHLYIADTMNHRIRRVDAKTGIITTIAGTGQARFSGDDGPADRAALNEPAALAIDAQGQLYIADQSNNRVRAVDLKSGTIRTIAGTGSAAYDGDGKPAVEAALAGPSGLAVTAGTLYIADTFNGRIRSVDLSTGTIATVAGDGGSYRYQSPDDPPSSSVSRPSGIVLDRDGNLFLTDSDSHLIRRWDRATGLLTRIAGVGAASSAGDGGAALEAGLCYPFGIVADGERTLLIADTFNHRIRALSLE; from the coding sequence ATGGCGACCCTCTTTACATCGTGGACGCTGGCGACGCGGGCAGGGACCGGCGATCCGGGATTTTCCGGTGATGGCGGGCCGGCCTTGCAGGCGGCGTTGAACGAGCCGAAGGGACTGGCGATTGATGGCCAAGGGCATCTCTTCATCGCCGACTCCGAGAACCATGTTGTGCGTCGGGTTGATCGCGTCACCGGTTTGATGACGACGGTGGCCGGTTGCGCACCAGAAGGCGCAGCGTTGGCTCCTGCATCGGCAAGCGCGGATGCCGTCTACGAGGAAGAGGCGGATCCGCTGGCTGACACGAGCCACAAGACGACCGAGCGGTTTACTCAGCAGACGGATCTCAGCGGGACGGTGCGGTATCTCGTTGGGGCCGCGGCGCCGAAACGCTTTGACGGAGACGGTGGGCTTGCCACTCAGGCCATCCTTAATTTTCCCACAGCGGTCGCGGTCGATGCGCAGGGCCATCTGTATATTGCCGATACGATGAATCATCGCATTCGCCGAGTGGATGCCAAGACGGGAATTATTACGACGATAGCCGGCACCGGACAAGCGCGCTTTTCCGGCGACGATGGGCCGGCTGATCGTGCGGCGCTGAACGAGCCGGCGGCGCTGGCGATCGATGCGCAGGGACAGTTGTACATTGCGGACCAGAGTAATAATCGCGTGCGCGCGGTAGACTTGAAGAGCGGGACGATTCGCACCATCGCGGGAACGGGATCGGCGGCCTACGATGGAGACGGCAAGCCGGCGGTGGAAGCAGCGCTTGCTGGGCCCAGCGGGTTAGCCGTGACGGCGGGAACGCTCTATATTGCCGATACGTTCAATGGCCGCATCCGGTCCGTCGATCTTTCCACCGGCACGATTGCGACGGTGGCCGGCGACGGAGGCAGCTATCGTTATCAGTCGCCCGACGATCCGCCGTCTAGCAGCGTATCGCGCCCGTCTGGCATTGTGCTGGATCGGGATGGCAATCTGTTCCTGACCGATTCGGACAGCCATCTGATTCGCCGGTGGGACCGGGCAACCGGTCTGTTGACACGCATTGCTGGCGTCGGGGCTGCATCATCCGCCGGAGACGGCGGGGCGGCGCTGGAGGCTGGGCTCTGTTATCCGTTCGGCATTGTCGCGGATGGCGAAAGGACCCTCTTGATCGCCGACACCTTTAATCACCGTATTCGTGCGCTCTCGTTGGAATAG
- a CDS encoding Cupin domain-containing protein (MaGe:77309058) — protein sequence MLKRTLLECPEFLAGDHTVLRELLHPAKQSVQLGYSLAHGRLAPGRRSKWHRLASSEVYYFIAGQGRFSIEHDTQLVEGGSVVYVPPGGNQSLENIGTTDIEFLCLVDPAWRSEDEQVAE from the coding sequence ATGCTCAAGCGAACTCTCTTGGAATGCCCGGAATTTCTCGCCGGAGACCATACGGTTCTTCGTGAACTGCTGCATCCGGCCAAACAGTCGGTGCAATTGGGCTATAGCCTTGCGCATGGCAGGCTGGCGCCAGGGCGACGGTCTAAATGGCATCGGCTAGCGTCGTCAGAGGTGTATTACTTTATCGCCGGGCAAGGGCGGTTCAGTATCGAGCACGACACCCAGCTCGTCGAAGGCGGCTCGGTGGTGTATGTGCCGCCCGGCGGGAATCAGTCGCTTGAAAATATCGGCACGACGGACATTGAGTTTTTATGCCTGGTCGATCCGGCCTGGCGGAGTGAAGATGAACAGGTCGCGGAGTAA
- a CDS encoding hypothetical protein (Evidence 5 : Unknown function; MaGe:77309060) has protein sequence MTRCHASPNQGGTAKRVKPSPLILSKDVGGGGFFIFRLLKQTANFVLGVNASSTYPAGTPAVHVSPAASVDSLFEQSEIARR, from the coding sequence ATGACCCGGTGTCATGCGTCGCCGAACCAGGGTGGTACCGCGAAGCGCGTCAAGCCTTCGCCCCTGATCCTTAGCAAGGATGTAGGGGGTGGAGGCTTTTTTATTTTCAGACTGCTGAAACAGACCGCCAACTTTGTTCTTGGCGTCAATGCATCCTCAACGTACCCTGCGGGTACGCCTGCGGTGCATGTGTCGCCTGCGGCCTCGGTGGACAGTCTGTTTGAGCAGTCTGAGATTGCGAGGAGGTGA
- a CDS encoding SpoIID/LytB domain-containing protein (MaGe:77309053): MAFQALGQYLRLVALGTILGMSAPVEAAESIRVLMASDVQRIEVRADNVLWVTDGQSRSYSFKNALHIELRGAALLLNGTKVAGEQLTLRAGDRDLKLWLPRTSGGTHGAALQPADERGALHVSGLVHLVRRGKGLLVINQVDLEEYVKGVVPAEVNSTWHAEMLKVQAVAARTYALYQHMLSASRDYDVAASIQDQVYRGRQGVDARVQEAVESTRGLVVTYEGAPIYAAFSSTAAGITEDSMVVWSKDLPYLKGVECPFDVESPYYQWKASFRVATLERNLRQQGFPVGTIATMTPVGFSRAGRVAKLRILHSKGELILRGEDLRKAIGYTVVPSTQFTIEAVGQDIVLAGYGAGHAVGLCQWGAKELAELGYSFSSILRYYYPGTELQNASLTKMPPVPTS, encoded by the coding sequence ATGGCTTTTCAAGCGTTAGGACAGTATCTGCGGCTTGTCGCTCTCGGGACCATTCTCGGAATGAGCGCGCCGGTCGAAGCGGCGGAGTCGATTCGCGTCTTGATGGCCTCGGATGTCCAGCGGATCGAGGTGCGTGCCGACAATGTGCTGTGGGTCACCGACGGGCAGAGCCGGTCCTATTCATTTAAGAACGCGCTGCATATCGAATTGCGCGGCGCGGCGCTTTTGCTTAACGGGACTAAAGTTGCCGGGGAACAGCTCACGCTTCGCGCAGGCGATCGCGACCTGAAGTTGTGGCTGCCGAGGACGTCTGGCGGAACCCATGGCGCCGCGTTGCAACCGGCCGATGAGCGGGGCGCGTTGCATGTGAGCGGGCTGGTGCATCTGGTCCGGCGCGGGAAAGGCCTGCTGGTGATCAATCAGGTCGATCTTGAGGAGTATGTGAAGGGAGTCGTGCCGGCTGAAGTGAATTCCACTTGGCATGCGGAAATGCTCAAAGTGCAGGCCGTCGCGGCCAGAACCTATGCGCTCTATCAGCATATGCTGAGTGCGTCGCGCGATTACGATGTGGCGGCGAGCATTCAGGATCAGGTCTATCGTGGACGGCAGGGCGTGGACGCGCGCGTGCAGGAGGCGGTGGAGTCGACTCGCGGCCTGGTGGTGACCTATGAAGGGGCTCCGATCTACGCGGCATTTTCTTCGACCGCCGCAGGCATCACCGAGGATTCGATGGTGGTCTGGTCGAAAGACTTGCCGTATTTGAAGGGGGTCGAATGTCCCTTCGATGTGGAGTCTCCGTATTATCAATGGAAGGCGTCCTTTAGAGTGGCGACGCTGGAGCGCAATCTCAGGCAGCAGGGCTTTCCGGTGGGAACGATTGCGACGATGACGCCAGTGGGTTTCAGCCGCGCCGGGCGTGTTGCCAAATTGCGCATTCTGCATTCCAAGGGCGAGCTCATTCTGCGAGGCGAGGATCTTCGGAAGGCAATCGGGTATACCGTGGTGCCGAGCACGCAATTTACCATTGAGGCTGTGGGCCAGGACATTGTCCTGGCCGGATACGGCGCCGGCCATGCCGTGGGGCTCTGCCAGTGGGGCGCGAAGGAGCTGGCCGAACTCGGGTATTCCTTCTCATCAATCCTTCGGTACTATTATCCTGGCACTGAGTTGCAGAATGCTTCCTTGACGAAAATGCCCCCGGTTCCGACTTCTTAG